CAGGACGCCGATGGCGTCGGAGGTGTTGGGGCAGCGGTCAAGGAAGAAGTCGGGTTCGAGGACCCAGAAGGCGAGGTGCTCGATGTGGTCGTCGATGCCAGTGCCCTGGTCGTGCGAGGGGTAGGTCGGCAGGACGGCGGAGACCCAGCGGATGGCGTCCGTGACCAACTCGTTCGCGTCGATGAGCTGCCGGGCGATCTTGGGGGCGTTGATGAAGCAGTCCGGGGTGGTGCCGGTGGCGGCGCGGTAGATGGCGGCGACGATGTCGAGGCGTCCATCGGGGTCGGCGAAGTTGCCGAGGTCGGAGTCGAGGAGGCCGTGCTCGTGCAGGACCTGCTGGGCGGCGCGGAGGAGGCGGGCGGTCTCGGACATGGGTGTCTCCCGGTGCGTTCGGGGTGGGTCTGTGGTTGGTCCGGTCCGGCCGCCAGGGAGCGGGTTCCTCGACCTGGCGGCCGGACCGGTGCTGGGGGTCAGTCCTCGTCGGGGACGGGGTGCTCGTCGGCGCAGCGGGCGCACTGGAGGAGCGGCAGGTTGTAGCCGTTGGAGTCCTCCACCGTGCGGAGGCCGGGGGCGGCGGTGTCGAAGAGGGCGCCGCAGTGGCAGTCGGGGCAGGCGCACTTGGCGATGTCGTGGCCGCGCGGGATGTCGAGCTTGGCGAGGCTGGCGGCCGTCTCCATGAGGATGCGGAACTCGGCGTTGTCGACGGTGTTGTCGGCCTGCTCCAGGGCGTGGTCGAGGAGGGCCTTGGTGTGGGGGCCGAGCTCGCCGTAGTCGGCGGTCTGGCTGGTCGGGCGGGCGGGGCTTATGACGCTCATCGCTGCGCTCCTGAACTGGGAACTCCCACCTGCCCGTTGCTGGGCTGGTGCGTTGTCGGCTCCACCACCATAAGCCATAACCTATGGCACGAGCAATAGGTTATGGCTGTGTGGGGGCAGCAAAAAGCCCCGCCCCCGGGAAGCGGGGCGGGGCGAGCAGGCGGTGGAGGGTCAGGGGATGGTCGCGGCGGCGGCCACCCAGTCCCCGTGGGCGACGAGAAGGTCAGAGAACGAGACGTAGACGCCGCCGGCCATCCTCACGGTGACGCGGCCGCCCTCCTTCATCCATCGGCGCATCGTGCTCTCCGAGACGGCATGACCAGTCTCGGCGAACAGCGCCTTGGCCTCCTTGTACGTCACCAGGTCGAGCTTGGGCAGGGTGGGCTGGGCGATGGTGCTGGCCACTGGGGCTCCCGAGTATCGGCGGCCATCGTTCGCAGCTCCGGCGGCCGGTATGCGGGTTAAACGGTTGAGCGCGGCCGGCTTAGGCGGCCACGGTGATGAGGACGGACAGAGGATGCAGGTTAGACCCGCGAGAGGGCCATCAGGTTGCACGGCGGGCGGAGACCGCCTGCCGGGCGATGTACTCCTTGGCGATCTGGGCGAGCGTCCAGTACGTCGACACGCCGTCGTCGTCGGCGCAGTAACGATTCACGCAGACAGCGGCGCGGCGCTCGGGCCGCCAGAACAGGCTCCAGGTGGCACAGCCGGGGCAGGCGTGCCGACGGATGACGGACTCCTCGCCCATGAGGATCGCGTGCTCCAGGCCCTGCCGGTAGATCAGGGCGTCGCGGGCCTGCTGCCGCTCGGCGTCCAGGTGCGCAGTTTCCGCGACCATCCAGCCGTACAGTTCGTCAAGTCCACGGGGCCTGGGGGCCGCGTCGGGGGCCGCGGCGCGGGTGTGCTCGGCGGCCTCCTCGACGCTGGCGCGGATGTGCTCGTAGACGCTGAGCCGGATCGGCGCCGCCGGCGTCGTGCTGGTGGTGACGCGCTCGGCACGCTCGCCCGGGCCGGGCTGGAGGAACTCGGCCTGCAGGAGCCGGAGTCGTGCTGCTGGCGTCGTGGTGTCGTCCCCTGCGGTCATCGTCTCCCCGTCCGCTGTGCGGCCCCGTCAGGGCGCGGTGCGTGACGGTGAGTGCCAGGGACGCGCGCCCGGGGCCGGAGTCTGTCACTCCGGGTGTTCCGGACGCCCCATCGTGGCACAGATGGGGCCCGTGGTGAACTGACCGTACAGAAAGATCAACAGGCAGCAACGGGCCGCCGGGTGCGGCACGACCCTAGCCGCACCGGCTCAGACGAGCGTCGGGGCCTGCCTCATCTCCTCGAACATCGCGCGCAGGGCGTGCCAGCCGCTGTCGTCCATGAGCGCCTGGGCGCGCGCGCCGTCGACCATGAGGAGGACGGCACCCATCGTGGCGTCGAAGGTCTCAGCGGTCGCGGGGTCGGTGAGACTCTGGCCCCGGGCAAGGAGCATGGCCTGAACGGTGTAGGCGAGCTCGGACTTCGGGTCGGCGCGGGCGGCACGCTCCGCTGCGCGCTGCGGGCACCGGCGGTCGGCAAGCGGGATCACGTTTCCTGTGCCGGGCCGGGCAAGGACGGCCGGCTGGGGCACGGGGGCGTGCTCTGCTGAGGGCATTGGGGCGTCTCCGCTCCGGGGGCAGTCCGGGAAGGGTTCCGACGACCCTGGCACTCCCCTTGGCCAGATCCGTCGGGCCGGGGCGGCTGCCGCCCGCCCCAGGTACGCCACTGTCGCACCAAAACGCCCGTCGTGGGGAGGCGCGGTCTGTTTTTGACGTCACCCTCCACAAACAAACCACACATTTTGCGCCAGACCGCTCTGCGCTGGGCCGAAAATGGTCGGTTTCTGTGGCCGCCGTGTTCCGGCCATGAAGAAGCCCCTGCAGGAAGGGACGGAGTTTTGCCGACAACGACCCAGCCCACAGGGGCTCAGAGACCTCACGGGGCACGCCCGTCAGATGACGGCGATTGTAGCCAGACGCCTCGCCAGGGCGGTACCCCGGTTCTGCCAGAACCGGCATCCAGTGCTGGGCTGCGGGGCGATGTGTTGCGACGGACCAACAGCGCGTCGTCTGGTCGGTTCTGCCAGAACCGACCAGACGACGTTGGCAGTGCTCGAGGCCAGCGGCTCACACGCTTCCGGAGAACCGGCCGGCTGCATGCGACGGACCGGTTCTGCCAGAACCGGCTACGCCCTCTTCTCGGGGAAGCCCAGCTGGTCCGCGATGAGGCCGATGGTCTTCATCGACTCGGATTTCGGCGCCCAGATCGGCAGCGGCTCTTGAGCGTCGTACGCCTCGGCGACGATGACCGCGTTCTTCAGCTCGGGAAGGAGTCGATCGCCGTAGATCTCACGGGCCTCGTCCTGAATGTTGCTGAAGAAGTGGCCCTGGCTGGCGACCTTGGCGTCGTTGATGCAGTACCAGGTCGGCGAGACCCGTACGTCGTGCCTGTCGTAGTCGTCGTTGAGCGAGACGATCTCCTTGGCAAGCGCCGCGGCGCCACGGAGCTCCTTCCGCATCGGCTTCATCATCGTGATGACGTCCGTGGCGGCCACGAGCAGCGACTCGGACAGGCGCCCGTAGGACGCCGGCGCGTCGATGACGATGAAGTCGTACTTGCCCTGGGGGACCTGCTTGCGGATGACGTTCTGCAGCCAGAACACCGCGAGAGCGTCCTTGGCGCTGACGAGCTCGCCGTCTGCCTGCTTCATCTTGATGTCGCCGCGGACGAGGTCGAGGCCGGGGATCTCCTGGAAGGCGTCGTCGCCTTGTCCGGCCGCGATCCGAGTGCGCGCGGGCACCGTCACGGCTTCGAGAGTGGCGCTGCCGAGCATCAGGTCGTGGATCGTCGGAGTGTCCTCCGGCACCATGTCGCCGTCGTAGCCGAACCAGAAGGACATGTCGCTCTGCAGGTCGGCGTCGATGATGAGGCCTGTCCAGCCTCGGAGGGCAGCGAGCGTGAAGACGCTGTTGGCGACACTCGTCTTGCCGACGGA
The Streptomyces showdoensis genome window above contains:
- a CDS encoding ParA family protein; this encodes MNPTYLPPKYAPHLQIPVFLVMNRAGSVGKTSVANSVFTLAALRGWTGLIIDADLQSDMSFWFGYDGDMVPEDTPTIHDLMLGSATLEAVTVPARTRIAAGQGDDAFQEIPGLDLVRGDIKMKQADGELVSAKDALAVFWLQNVIRKQVPQGKYDFIVIDAPASYGRLSESLLVAATDVITMMKPMRKELRGAAALAKEIVSLNDDYDRHDVRVSPTWYCINDAKVASQGHFFSNIQDEAREIYGDRLLPELKNAVIVAEAYDAQEPLPIWAPKSESMKTIGLIADQLGFPEKRA
- a CDS encoding DUF6197 family protein; the protein is MSETARLLRAAQQVLHEHGLLDSDLGNFADPDGRLDIVAAIYRAATGTTPDCFINAPKIARQLIDANELVTDAIRWVSAVLPTYPSHDQGTGIDDHIEHLAFWVLEPDFFLDRCPNTSDAIGVLGRAAQTADACTDIPDLRPAA